In Perca fluviatilis chromosome 11, GENO_Pfluv_1.0, whole genome shotgun sequence, the following proteins share a genomic window:
- the LOC120567794 gene encoding inhibin beta C chain, translated as MLRPRTLQQLISCMLLLLASLSSSGESRPHVAHQGTPDVDRTDSHRVLLLKAVKTGILGSLGMDREPRLTQKASEEELRKMYQLYREKQREMRGNSSQPMRETWQSTLSTVLFPATVEPMKVVGRGAHPQRMYWYRAVFHKNPNIQTELTLARAELKISRQILNKPISVQPDVRREIKVKVNRMKPTNSAAWTHGDSPASANASRTQDVVLDVSPEVERWMRTNDGEALLVDVGTVVGDKDAVKANPSISLELGLTQPKPAGKTRLPRSNKEDACDERGWCCRKSVTVSFRDIGWTDWVVAPTEYTMHFCDGTCPHNYKPASMHTQVKSRLHQITNGGSPRPCCVPAAYEPMVLMHYDSKGKLKLTAFDDLIVSKCHCA; from the exons ATGCTCAGGCCTCGCACACTTCAGCAGCTCATCTCCTGCATGCTGTTGCTCCTCGCCTCCCTCTCCAGCTCAGGGGAGAGCCGGCCTCACGTGGCCCACCAAGGCACACCTGATGTGGACAGAACGGACAGCCACAGAGTCCTGCTTCTGAAGGCGGTGAAGACGGGGATCCTCGGCTCATTGGGTATGGACAGGGAGCCCAGGCTAACTCAAAAAGCCTCGGAGGAAGAGCTGAGAAAGATGTATCAGCTCTACagggaaaaacagagagagatgagaggaaaTTCCAGCCAGCCGATGAGGGAAACCTGGCAATCCACCCTGTCTACTGTGCTCTTTCCAGCTACAG TGGAGCCAATGAAAGTGGTTGGGAGGGGAGCACACCCACAACGCATGTATTGGTACAGAGCTGTTTTCCACAAGAACCCCAATATCCAGACTGAACTGACACTAGCTCGGGCCGAGCTGAAGATTTCCAGGCAGATTTTAAATAAACCCATCTCAGTTCAGCCTGACGTAAGAcgagaaattaaagttaaagtcAACCGGATGAAGCCGACGAACTCCGCTGCATGGACACATGGAGACTCTCCAGCGAGTGCCAATGCGTCACGCACTCAAGACGTGGTGCTGGACGTCAGCCCTGAGGTGGAGAGGTGGATGAGGACTAATGATGGAGAGGCACTGTTAGTGGATGTTGGGACAGTTGTGGGTGACAAAGATGCCGTCAAGGCAAATCCAAGCATTTCTCTGGAGTTAGGCCTCACACAGCCCAAACCAGCCGGGAAGACGAGACTGCCTCGCTCCAACAAGGAGGACGCCTGCGACGAGCGAGGATGGTGCTGCCGGAAGTCTGTCACCGTGTCCTTTAGAGACATTGGCTGGACGGACTGGGTGGTGGCCCCAACTGAGTACACGATGCATTTCTGCGACGGCACCTGCCCCCATAACTACAAGCCTGCAAGCATGCACACGCAGGTGAAGTCTCGGCTGCATCAGATTACCAATGGAGGGTCACCACGCCCCTGCTGCGTGCCGGCCGCCTATGAGCCCATGGTCCTCATGCACTATGACAGTAAGGGAAAGTTGAAGCTGACTGCTTTCGACGACTTGATTGTCAGTAAATGTCACTGTGCCTGA